The Georgenia sp. TF02-10 genome window below encodes:
- a CDS encoding alkaline phosphatase, whose protein sequence is MTKQWLRTGVAVTAVATAAGAGLTAAHPRWPGEPDPPHGPQARNVILIQGDGMGLSHRELFRLALVGHEGELAMDSMPHSGWVHTDPADPTEPVTDSAAAATAFASGVKTYNGAVGVDAEGNPVETLLELARRNGKSTGLVTTSQVTDATPAAFGAHVTDRSAQSAIALQYLTSSMPDVVLGGGEDWWYPAGDPGEWPDNPPTDSTEQSKGTEGNLVERAQQAGYTYAATREELAAATGPRLLGLFANEEMFEHRNEGEGAVYDPAVPLPEMAAKALDVLSEDRRGFFLLIEEEGIDEMAHHSNAHLLIEAGRALDETVALAREFAAEHPRTLVLVVGDHETGGLAIENVDPDDESGDGEEAEDGPFTVAGTDLEFTVDWTTGGHTGAATPITAEGPGAERLGVVQQNTDVHDAVVRAMIGNRRPR, encoded by the coding sequence GTGACCAAGCAATGGCTCCGCACCGGCGTGGCGGTCACCGCCGTCGCCACGGCCGCCGGCGCCGGCCTCACCGCCGCCCACCCGCGCTGGCCCGGCGAGCCGGACCCTCCCCACGGGCCCCAGGCGCGCAACGTCATCCTCATCCAGGGCGACGGGATGGGCCTGAGCCACCGCGAGCTCTTCCGGCTCGCGCTCGTCGGGCACGAGGGCGAGCTGGCGATGGACTCCATGCCGCACAGCGGCTGGGTGCACACCGACCCCGCCGACCCCACCGAGCCGGTGACCGACTCCGCCGCCGCCGCGACGGCCTTCGCCAGCGGGGTCAAGACCTACAACGGGGCCGTCGGCGTCGACGCCGAGGGCAACCCGGTGGAGACCCTGCTGGAGCTGGCCCGCAGGAACGGGAAGTCCACCGGCCTGGTCACCACCTCCCAGGTCACCGACGCCACGCCGGCCGCCTTCGGTGCCCACGTCACCGACCGCTCCGCGCAGAGCGCCATCGCCCTGCAGTACCTCACCTCCTCCATGCCCGACGTCGTCCTCGGCGGCGGGGAGGACTGGTGGTACCCCGCCGGGGACCCGGGGGAGTGGCCGGACAACCCGCCGACCGACTCCACCGAGCAGAGCAAGGGCACCGAGGGCAACCTGGTCGAGCGGGCCCAGCAGGCCGGCTACACCTACGCCGCGACCCGGGAGGAGCTCGCCGCCGCCACCGGCCCCCGCCTGCTCGGCCTGTTCGCCAACGAGGAGATGTTCGAGCACCGCAACGAGGGCGAGGGCGCGGTCTACGACCCGGCGGTCCCGCTGCCGGAGATGGCCGCCAAGGCCCTCGACGTCCTCTCCGAGGACCGGCGCGGCTTCTTCCTCCTCATCGAGGAGGAGGGTATCGACGAGATGGCGCACCACAGCAACGCCCACCTGCTCATCGAGGCCGGCCGCGCCCTGGACGAGACGGTCGCCCTGGCCCGGGAGTTCGCCGCGGAGCACCCCCGCACGCTCGTCCTGGTGGTCGGGGACCACGAGACCGGCGGGCTGGCGATCGAGAACGTCGACCCGGACGACGAGTCCGGCGACGGCGAGGAGGCCGAGGACGGGCCGTTCACCGTCGCCGGCACCGACCTGGAGTTCACCGTGGACTGGACCACCGGCGGGCACACCGGCGCCGCCACGCCGATCACCGCCGAGGGGCCGGGGGCGGAGCGGCTGGGCGTCGTCCAGCAGAACACCGACGTCCACGACGCCGTGGTGCGCGCGATGATCGGCAACCGGCGGCCGCGTTAG